One genomic region from Spirosoma sp. KCTC 42546 encodes:
- a CDS encoding site-specific integrase yields MVTIRIDDKDASLLAVSFPEDPVGNNLIREIPGRRWSYSRRCWLMPNTRAAVVQLGQLFGKDYCRFDEAVVRLYKPTATAVEVEKATNPAWPPGVQRLPFRHVPCLGEYDRHPVIVAVCDTLRVRDYSYKTLKNYKQALVALIRYVVPKPIDQLTKFQYQTYLLFLIEKKRLSSSTINVHINAYKFYCEKVLQRDKEFYAIEYPRKPTKLPIVYSVAEVKAIFSATTSLKYRTLFKLVYATGLRISEVAHLRVKDLDYNRRLLNVRAGKGKKDRVVMLTDKLEIAINEYLTHYKPTIFLFEEVDNGEPIANRTIQQVYSDAVRFAGISKKGGIHTLRHSFATHLLESGLDIRYIQQLLGHESVLTTMRYTHVTADKISTLRSPLDDL; encoded by the coding sequence ATGGTAACGATTCGTATTGATGATAAAGATGCTTCGTTGTTGGCGGTTTCCTTTCCGGAAGACCCCGTTGGCAATAATCTGATTCGTGAAATTCCGGGCAGACGATGGAGCTATTCGCGTCGATGCTGGCTTATGCCAAACACGCGGGCGGCTGTTGTTCAGTTGGGCCAGTTGTTTGGGAAGGATTATTGCCGGTTCGATGAAGCCGTAGTGCGACTTTATAAGCCAACTGCTACAGCTGTCGAGGTTGAGAAAGCCACAAATCCTGCTTGGCCACCGGGTGTACAACGGTTACCTTTTCGCCATGTTCCATGCTTGGGGGAGTATGACCGACATCCGGTTATCGTGGCCGTTTGCGATACGTTGCGTGTTCGGGACTATAGTTACAAAACACTTAAAAACTATAAACAGGCCCTTGTTGCCTTGATTCGCTACGTTGTTCCTAAACCAATTGATCAACTGACCAAGTTTCAGTATCAAACGTACCTGTTGTTTCTAATTGAGAAGAAACGGTTGAGCAGTTCAACGATTAATGTGCACATCAATGCGTACAAGTTTTACTGCGAAAAAGTCCTTCAACGAGATAAAGAGTTTTATGCTATTGAGTACCCACGAAAGCCAACTAAACTTCCCATTGTATACAGCGTGGCTGAAGTGAAAGCGATATTCAGTGCAACAACCAGTTTGAAGTATAGAACTCTTTTCAAATTGGTGTATGCCACCGGCTTGCGAATAAGTGAGGTAGCTCATCTGCGTGTAAAGGACCTTGATTACAACAGAAGGCTCCTCAATGTCCGGGCTGGGAAAGGCAAAAAAGACCGGGTGGTCATGTTGACGGATAAACTGGAAATCGCTATCAACGAATATTTGACGCACTATAAGCCCACAATCTTTCTATTTGAAGAAGTAGATAACGGAGAACCTATTGCCAACCGTACTATTCAACAGGTTTACAGTGATGCGGTTCGATTTGCTGGAATTTCAAAAAAGGGTGGTATCCATACCCTACGTCATAGTTTCGCTACACATCTACTCGAATCGGGGCTTGATATTCGATACATTCAGCAATTATTAGGGCATGAGAGTGTCTTGACGACTATGCGGTATACCCATGTGACGGCCGATAAGATTAGTACGCTTAGGAGTCCGCTGGATGATCTATAA
- a CDS encoding GIY-YIG nuclease family protein gives MKITEKTPQKCLDLGQILDGTALFQPHPCIYYLMNANNEVVYIGQAINLHARLLEHRCAGIDFVRFRYHTCEASDLDRLEQEAIARYKPILSKPPKAISTSGFLSKQLICLKHNITPIAFDRLREAFKLYPACSFGNAKYYKPEDVEAWVRRFKGLVVSGRHVLQAKPTYLAVGISTRTKQIQLYTKQ, from the coding sequence ATGAAAATCACCGAAAAAACACCTCAAAAGTGCCTTGATTTAGGGCAAATTCTGGATGGTACGGCGCTGTTTCAGCCTCATCCCTGCATCTATTATTTGATGAATGCCAACAATGAAGTTGTCTATATTGGCCAGGCCATAAATCTTCATGCACGGCTATTGGAACACCGATGTGCGGGTATCGACTTCGTCCGATTTCGCTATCATACGTGTGAGGCTAGTGACCTGGACCGACTGGAGCAGGAGGCCATTGCGCGCTACAAACCCATACTCAGCAAGCCTCCGAAAGCCATATCGACATCTGGGTTTTTGAGCAAACAATTGATCTGTCTGAAACACAACATCACCCCCATTGCCTTTGACCGACTTCGGGAGGCTTTTAAACTATACCCAGCTTGTTCATTTGGAAATGCAAAATATTATAAGCCCGAGGATGTGGAGGCCTGGGTCAGGCGCTTCAAAGGGCTGGTGGTATCGGGGCGGCATGTATTGCAGGCCAAACCAACGTATCTGGCCGTTGGGATCAGCACCCGAACCAAGCAGATTCAGCTATACACAAAACAATAG
- a CDS encoding helix-turn-helix domain-containing protein, with protein sequence MAGRREKKNSIQGKWLKEALAAQDMTVYRLAKELGYSREKFYRHIGNKTYLSSESLAEIASKFPTMNMRYVLTGEGKAVVEK encoded by the coding sequence ATGGCTGGACGACGAGAAAAAAAGAATAGTATTCAGGGGAAATGGCTCAAAGAAGCCCTGGCCGCACAGGATATGACGGTCTATCGATTGGCGAAAGAATTGGGGTATAGCCGGGAAAAATTCTACCGGCATATCGGCAACAAAACCTACCTTAGCAGCGAGTCGCTGGCCGAAATAGCGAGTAAATTCCCAACCATGAATATGAGGTATGTACTCACAGGCGAGGGAAAAGCAGTGGTAGAAAAGTAG
- a CDS encoding aldehyde dehydrogenase family protein has protein sequence MQSILPLPMQPIKPGTSTGQVFWPTEITSSHQPLASYSPADGQLIARVHVSTRADYDRVVEAAQTAFAEWRLVPAPRRGEIVRQMGEQFRRYKRELGTLVSYEMGKSLQEGLGEVQEIIDICDFAVGQSRQLYGLSMHSERPAHRMLEQWQPLGIVGIISAFNFPVAVWSWNAMLAWVCGDVCIWKPSEKAPLTALACQQIIGEVLRNNDVPEGVSCLVTGGHDVGEWLARDPRIALVSATGSTRMGKAVAEAVAGRLGKTLLELGGNNAIIVSEHADLDLAIPAIVFGAVGTAGQRCTSTRRIIVQESIYDDVKNRLRKAYAQLRIGNPLDESFHVGPVIDQLAVTGYQAAVNEIRELGGRFVVEPGVIEGLGFESGCYVKPCIAEAKNSWPVVQRETFAPILYLLKYSTLADAIAQQNGVPQGLSSAIFTLNLREAEQFLSAVGSDCGIANVNIGTSGAEIGGAFGGEKETGGGRESGSDAWKAYMRRQTNTINYGTTMPLAQGITFEL, from the coding sequence ATGCAGTCGATTCTTCCGCTGCCCATGCAGCCCATTAAGCCCGGTACCAGTACCGGTCAGGTTTTCTGGCCAACCGAAATTACGAGTAGTCATCAGCCTCTTGCATCGTACTCGCCTGCCGACGGACAACTCATTGCCCGTGTTCATGTATCGACCCGGGCCGATTATGACCGAGTTGTTGAAGCGGCCCAAACTGCTTTTGCTGAGTGGCGACTGGTTCCTGCGCCACGTCGGGGCGAAATTGTACGGCAGATGGGCGAACAATTTCGGCGCTATAAGCGCGAATTAGGCACGTTGGTTAGCTACGAAATGGGTAAATCACTTCAGGAAGGCCTGGGTGAAGTGCAGGAAATCATTGACATCTGCGACTTCGCCGTTGGGCAGTCGCGTCAGCTCTATGGCTTGTCGATGCACTCGGAGCGGCCCGCCCATCGAATGCTGGAGCAGTGGCAGCCACTGGGCATTGTTGGGATTATTTCGGCCTTTAATTTTCCGGTAGCTGTTTGGTCCTGGAATGCCATGCTGGCCTGGGTTTGTGGGGATGTATGCATCTGGAAACCATCCGAAAAAGCCCCGTTGACTGCTCTAGCCTGCCAGCAGATTATTGGTGAGGTATTGCGTAACAACGATGTGCCCGAAGGCGTATCCTGCCTGGTTACGGGTGGGCACGATGTGGGTGAGTGGCTAGCCCGCGATCCACGCATTGCTCTGGTATCGGCAACGGGGAGCACCCGCATGGGGAAAGCCGTAGCCGAAGCCGTGGCCGGACGATTGGGTAAAACCCTACTCGAACTGGGTGGTAATAATGCAATCATCGTTTCAGAACATGCCGATCTGGATCTGGCCATACCGGCTATTGTGTTTGGAGCCGTAGGTACAGCCGGGCAACGCTGCACCAGCACCCGCCGTATTATTGTCCAGGAAAGTATCTACGACGATGTGAAAAATCGACTCAGGAAGGCGTACGCCCAATTGCGCATTGGTAATCCGCTCGATGAGTCATTCCATGTAGGACCCGTAATTGATCAGTTGGCGGTTACTGGTTATCAGGCAGCGGTCAACGAAATACGTGAATTAGGTGGGCGTTTTGTGGTCGAACCTGGTGTGATCGAGGGCCTAGGCTTTGAATCGGGCTGTTATGTTAAGCCATGTATTGCTGAAGCGAAAAATAGCTGGCCCGTGGTACAGCGCGAAACCTTTGCGCCTATTCTTTATCTGCTTAAATACAGCACGTTAGCCGATGCCATTGCGCAGCAGAATGGCGTACCTCAGGGGTTATCCTCTGCTATTTTTACCCTAAACCTGCGTGAAGCCGAGCAATTCCTTTCGGCGGTCGGCTCCGACTGTGGGATTGCCAACGTGAACATCGGTACCTCGGGTGCCGAAATTGGGGGTGCCTTCGGAGGGGAAAAAGAAACCGGCGGTGGTCGTGAATCGGGTTCCGATGCCTGGAAAGCCTATATGCGTCGGCAAACCAACACCATTAACTATGGTACCACCATGCCCCTGGCTCAGGGTATTACGTTTGAATTGTAG
- a CDS encoding fasciclin domain-containing protein, giving the protein MNQFFGLFAIGIALATTATWAQTTPTGTISPTTYPQGAIAPDSMSSKAASRSQKKAMKQSRRLLNQNAKATANGTTNTSPQDARYRQSSTSDGTTMNNSNLTNYNSNNATNAPTGVGSNPNTAGSKTSQPTGQPAVNNVNANAGAIEAVKGARTTETPAIKAGSTVRNTSIGDFMASSPNYTTLQNVLQSSDLFDMLKGSGPYTLFAPMNNAFKKLPPAIQAGLLDGNNRAAVKQLLSYHLINGSLSRDELTRQIKAGNGQAQLKTVAGGVLTARAAENGQLSLTDEQGGTIHIDNTDYPQANGMVYGVDNVLMPKGGVADFR; this is encoded by the coding sequence ATGAACCAATTTTTCGGCCTGTTTGCGATAGGAATCGCACTGGCTACTACCGCCACCTGGGCTCAGACAACGCCCACCGGAACCATCTCGCCAACAACGTACCCGCAAGGCGCCATTGCCCCGGATTCCATGTCCTCAAAAGCAGCATCTCGTAGCCAGAAAAAAGCCATGAAACAGTCACGGCGACTACTGAATCAGAATGCGAAGGCAACTGCTAACGGTACTACCAATACGTCGCCCCAGGATGCGCGTTATCGGCAGAGCTCTACCAGCGACGGCACTACGATGAATAACAGTAATCTAACCAATTACAATAGCAACAATGCTACCAATGCGCCAACCGGCGTTGGCAGCAATCCAAATACCGCTGGTAGTAAAACAAGCCAGCCCACTGGGCAACCTGCCGTAAACAACGTTAACGCCAATGCTGGGGCTATTGAAGCGGTAAAAGGTGCCAGAACAACCGAAACACCAGCGATTAAAGCAGGCAGTACGGTTCGAAATACCAGCATCGGCGATTTCATGGCCTCATCACCCAATTACACAACGCTTCAGAATGTTCTTCAGTCATCTGATTTGTTCGACATGCTGAAAGGTAGTGGTCCCTATACCCTGTTTGCTCCAATGAATAATGCGTTCAAGAAATTGCCCCCTGCCATTCAGGCGGGCCTGCTGGACGGCAATAACCGGGCAGCCGTAAAGCAGCTCTTGTCCTATCACCTGATCAATGGGTCGTTAAGCAGAGATGAACTAACCCGTCAAATTAAAGCAGGAAATGGGCAGGCACAGCTAAAAACAGTTGCTGGTGGTGTACTCACGGCTCGCGCTGCAGAAAATGGGCAACTTTCCTTAACGGATGAGCAGGGCGGTACCATCCATATTGACAATACCGATTATCCTCAGGCCAACGGAATGGTATATGGTGTTGATAACGTACTTATGCCCAAAGGGGGTGTAGCTGATTTCCGTTAA
- a CDS encoding RNA polymerase sigma factor: MKRQSSLVSESVLIEKLIQRDQQAFQWLYDQYSPALYGVVLRIVRDDEQAADLLQDIFVKIWKNLDAYDSSKGRLFTWMLNVARNTAIDSLRARKTQPTAAIRTDEENVHIVDRQHNTEQPNPEHIGIKDVVNQLRPERKQLIDLVYFGGYTHEEAAEKLNLPLGTVKTRVRAALQELKQLFK, from the coding sequence GTGAAACGCCAGTCCTCTTTAGTGTCAGAAAGTGTCCTGATCGAAAAGCTTATCCAGCGCGATCAGCAGGCCTTTCAATGGCTCTACGATCAGTATTCACCGGCTCTTTATGGTGTTGTGTTGCGTATCGTGCGCGATGATGAACAGGCAGCCGACCTCCTTCAGGACATTTTCGTTAAGATCTGGAAAAACCTGGATGCATATGATTCCAGCAAAGGCCGTTTGTTTACCTGGATGCTGAACGTTGCCCGTAATACAGCCATCGACTCGTTACGTGCCCGCAAAACTCAACCTACCGCAGCAATCCGAACTGATGAAGAGAACGTACATATTGTTGATCGCCAGCATAACACGGAGCAACCAAATCCAGAGCATATTGGCATTAAGGATGTAGTGAATCAGTTAAGACCTGAGCGCAAACAGCTCATTGATCTGGTATACTTTGGCGGATACACCCACGAAGAAGCTGCCGAAAAATTAAACTTACCCCTCGGAACGGTTAAAACCCGGGTCCGGGCTGCCCTACAGGAACTGAAACAACTCTTCAAATAA
- a CDS encoding anti-sigma factor domain-containing protein yields the protein MNVTEYIASGILESYVMGAVSDQERREVECLSSIYPDIRHELDQLSEALENYALLHSVEPPASVKDKLLQQLDFEKPIEKETIIRPMPVDMTAGETTTGLAFRATWVVAASMGLLLLLFSLFLLSQLRTNQKTLAATRTANETLQSEMRQLRDNQNQASQALALLRQPGLRTLELRGNEKAPQGTMLVLWNTRTHQVAVDVRSLPSLPSDKQYQLWSMVNGKPVDAGVFEATNGTAVIQRLNRSVSRADAFAVTVENRGGSPTPTLSTLLALATVNS from the coding sequence ATGAACGTCACGGAGTACATAGCGTCTGGTATCTTAGAGTCTTACGTCATGGGAGCGGTGAGCGACCAGGAGCGACGCGAGGTCGAGTGCCTATCGTCTATTTATCCTGATATACGGCACGAACTTGACCAATTATCAGAAGCACTCGAAAACTACGCCCTGTTGCATAGTGTCGAGCCCCCGGCTTCCGTAAAAGATAAGTTGCTTCAGCAACTTGATTTTGAGAAGCCTATTGAAAAAGAAACGATCATTCGGCCAATGCCAGTTGATATGACTGCGGGCGAAACTACTACAGGACTAGCGTTTCGGGCTACCTGGGTCGTTGCTGCATCGATGGGTCTACTATTATTACTATTTTCCTTATTCCTGCTTTCGCAATTACGGACGAATCAAAAAACGCTGGCCGCCACCCGAACCGCAAATGAGACGCTTCAGTCGGAAATGCGCCAACTTCGTGATAATCAGAACCAGGCTAGTCAGGCATTAGCGCTATTACGCCAACCTGGCCTGCGAACACTGGAACTCAGGGGGAATGAGAAAGCACCGCAGGGAACCATGCTCGTTCTCTGGAATACCCGAACGCACCAGGTAGCGGTCGATGTTCGTTCACTACCCTCTTTACCCTCCGATAAACAATATCAGCTCTGGTCGATGGTTAACGGAAAACCGGTCGATGCAGGTGTGTTTGAAGCCACAAATGGCACTGCGGTTATACAACGCCTGAACCGCTCTGTAAGTCGGGCCGATGCATTTGCGGTGACAGTTGAAAACCGCGGGGGAAGCCCCACACCTACCCTGTCGACGCTACTAGCCCTGGCAACTGTAAACTCCTAA
- the msrB gene encoding peptide-methionine (R)-S-oxide reductase MsrB, whose amino-acid sequence MKNTLLLLLTACLLAGMGFRIADDTPPKKVVKTNAEWKKILTPDQYAVLREHGTERAFTSPLNDIHDHGTFYCAGCHNPLFSSDTKFNSGTGWPSFYTPISKTAVKEDSDKSYGMVRTEVLCSVCGGHLGHVFNDGPKPTGLRYCMNGVAMTFEKK is encoded by the coding sequence ATGAAAAATACCCTGCTTCTTTTATTGACAGCCTGTTTACTGGCAGGTATGGGCTTCCGTATTGCAGATGACACCCCACCTAAAAAAGTGGTAAAAACCAATGCAGAATGGAAAAAGATTCTGACCCCAGATCAATACGCCGTTCTGCGCGAACATGGCACCGAACGGGCCTTCACCAGCCCCCTGAACGATATTCACGACCATGGTACGTTCTATTGCGCCGGTTGCCACAATCCCCTGTTCTCATCTGATACAAAATTCAATTCGGGTACGGGCTGGCCAAGCTTTTATACCCCGATCTCGAAAACGGCCGTTAAGGAGGATTCCGACAAATCCTATGGCATGGTCCGCACCGAAGTTTTATGTAGCGTGTGCGGAGGACATTTAGGCCACGTGTTTAACGATGGCCCCAAACCTACCGGCCTTCGGTATTGTATGAATGGGGTAGCTATGACATTTGAGAAAAAATAG
- a CDS encoding penicillin-binding protein 1A has translation MSQYRDRFRAVRHAFGAFRQRIRQRQKQLGNVKRGVGRQIVKIAGEERVNSWLDTYHGYRDRLRSFIHQYIDPDAWYYPYLKNGVKGFLWAFLALGIYVFILNYNFLYLTGAMPSVEELKNPKLNQASEIYSQDGVMIGKFYAENRTPIKYENIPKQLINALVATEDVRFYDHGGIDPRAIGRAVITFGRDGGGSTITQQLAKNLFKTRRKTSTGLLTRIPLIRKVIYKSKEWLMALKLERNFTKDEIITYYFNTVDFGSNAFGLKTAARTFFNKEPDSLNVQEGAVLVGLQKATTSYNPLKNPDRSRERRNIVLGQMAKYQYLTKNQSDSISALPLVTDFTPENPYSGPASYLKNAVQDYVKKWGEENGYDLYTDGLRIITTIDSRMQRYAEDATDEKMKQLQRTFDNHWRDRNPWTDEDGKEIPAFIDSVARRTERYKSLSRRFMPLYPDSIMYYMKNVKYKMRVFSWNNKRHYDSTEMTPYDSIAYYKHFLQSGMVAMDPRTGYIRAWVGGLDYDYFKYDHVKQGKRQPGSTFKPFVYTTAIDDTLSNLSPCDRIQDKPFRKEYRENGEDKIWEPRNSTGFYSYSNMTLRRAMARSVNSITAQLTDQVGPERVAEYAHRMGIKSRLQAVPSIGLGSSDVSLYELVGAYCTFVNDGESTEPIIVQRIEDRDGNVIETFTSQHKRAISPETAFLMRYMLQGGLQESGGTSQNLWSFDLFKNHNEMGGKTGTTSNNSDGWFVGVSNNLVVGAWVGGDDRSIHFRSTDLGEGAKTALPLVGRFLEKVYADPKFKSLQGPFPKADGSITKNYLNCGPSGDEETTEESDSTDVSEFGDSTFVPTVPAPDATTPPDTTGNQR, from the coding sequence ATGAGTCAATATAGGGATCGATTCCGCGCTGTTCGGCACGCTTTTGGAGCATTTCGACAACGGATTCGACAACGCCAGAAACAGTTGGGCAATGTCAAACGCGGAGTAGGCCGACAAATCGTAAAAATTGCAGGGGAAGAACGAGTCAACTCATGGCTGGATACCTATCACGGGTATCGGGATCGTCTTCGCTCCTTCATCCATCAGTATATCGACCCAGATGCCTGGTACTACCCGTACCTTAAAAATGGCGTGAAAGGCTTCCTTTGGGCCTTTCTGGCGTTGGGAATTTATGTCTTCATCCTTAACTATAACTTCCTGTACCTGACGGGTGCTATGCCCAGTGTGGAAGAGTTAAAGAATCCAAAACTCAATCAGGCGTCGGAGATTTACTCGCAGGACGGGGTGATGATCGGGAAATTCTATGCCGAGAATCGGACACCGATCAAGTACGAAAATATTCCAAAACAACTCATCAACGCCCTGGTTGCAACGGAAGACGTGCGCTTCTATGATCATGGAGGCATTGACCCCCGCGCTATTGGACGGGCTGTGATTACGTTTGGACGCGATGGGGGCGGCTCCACTATTACGCAGCAGTTAGCCAAAAACCTGTTTAAAACCCGCCGGAAAACCAGCACTGGGCTGCTCACCCGAATTCCGTTAATCCGGAAAGTCATTTACAAGTCTAAAGAATGGCTGATGGCGCTTAAGCTGGAACGGAATTTCACGAAAGATGAAATTATCACCTACTATTTTAACACCGTTGATTTCGGTAGTAATGCATTTGGCTTAAAAACAGCGGCCCGGACATTTTTCAACAAAGAACCCGACAGCCTGAATGTACAGGAAGGTGCCGTGCTGGTTGGCCTACAGAAAGCCACTACCAGCTACAATCCCCTCAAAAACCCAGATCGCTCCCGCGAACGTCGGAACATCGTACTTGGGCAGATGGCCAAGTATCAGTATCTGACAAAAAATCAGTCCGACTCCATTAGCGCATTGCCATTGGTAACGGATTTCACGCCGGAAAATCCCTACTCAGGGCCAGCCAGTTACCTGAAAAATGCCGTTCAGGATTATGTAAAAAAGTGGGGTGAAGAAAATGGTTACGACCTCTATACGGACGGATTACGCATCATTACAACCATAGATTCCCGGATGCAGCGCTACGCCGAAGACGCTACAGACGAGAAAATGAAGCAGTTACAACGTACGTTCGATAACCACTGGCGCGACCGTAACCCCTGGACGGATGAAGATGGCAAAGAGATTCCTGCTTTTATCGACTCGGTTGCCCGACGTACCGAACGCTACAAAAGCCTGAGCCGCCGATTCATGCCCCTGTACCCGGACTCGATCATGTATTACATGAAGAACGTGAAGTACAAAATGCGGGTATTTAGCTGGAATAATAAGCGCCATTACGACTCCACCGAAATGACCCCTTATGACTCCATTGCTTATTATAAGCACTTTTTGCAGTCGGGCATGGTGGCCATGGACCCCCGTACGGGCTACATTCGGGCGTGGGTGGGTGGCCTGGATTACGATTACTTCAAATACGACCACGTAAAGCAAGGCAAACGCCAGCCGGGTTCTACGTTTAAGCCGTTCGTGTACACCACAGCTATCGATGACACTCTGAGCAACCTAAGCCCCTGCGACCGTATTCAGGATAAGCCATTTCGAAAAGAATATCGGGAAAACGGCGAAGATAAAATCTGGGAGCCGCGCAATTCGACCGGCTTTTACTCGTACTCGAATATGACCCTTCGCCGGGCCATGGCGCGTTCGGTGAACTCTATTACGGCGCAATTAACGGATCAGGTTGGCCCCGAACGCGTAGCGGAATACGCGCACCGAATGGGGATCAAGAGTCGGTTACAAGCCGTACCATCTATTGGTCTGGGATCGTCGGATGTGTCTCTTTATGAACTGGTTGGCGCCTATTGTACGTTTGTCAACGATGGTGAATCGACAGAACCAATCATTGTTCAGCGGATTGAAGATCGGGATGGAAACGTCATCGAAACCTTTACGAGCCAGCACAAGCGTGCCATTAGCCCCGAAACCGCTTTCCTGATGCGGTATATGCTACAGGGCGGTCTGCAGGAGTCTGGCGGAACATCGCAAAATCTATGGTCGTTCGATCTGTTCAAGAATCATAACGAAATGGGCGGTAAAACCGGCACCACGTCGAACAACTCCGACGGCTGGTTTGTGGGGGTTTCCAATAACTTAGTAGTTGGCGCCTGGGTGGGTGGTGACGACCGAAGTATTCACTTCCGATCAACTGATCTTGGCGAAGGAGCGAAAACAGCCCTGCCTCTAGTTGGGCGTTTTCTGGAGAAAGTATACGCTGATCCGAAGTTTAAGAGCCTACAGGGACCCTTTCCGAAGGCGGATGGCAGTATTACGAAAAACTACCTGAACTGCGGTCCTTCCGGCGACGAAGAAACGACGGAAGAGTCGGACTCGACGGATGTGTCTGAGTTTGGCGACTCAACCTTTGTTCCAACAGTACCAGCACCTGACGCAACAACGCCACCTGATACAACAGGTAATCAACGGTAG